A DNA window from Thermosynechococcaceae cyanobacterium Okahandja contains the following coding sequences:
- a CDS encoding glutamate synthase-related protein, protein MQQSSLFSPANSPALNHGYHGQPWLVEERDACGVGFVAHRKGVASHRIIEQALEGLTCLEHRGGCSADRDSGDGAGIMTAIPWELLPEFGIPRQRIGVAMIFLPQGAATAAAKAIVERVLSENELRLLGWRTVPVNGDVLGVQAKQNQPQIEQLFVASSKAVGDELERQLYLARKRIERAVTQSSAEWQHDFYICSFSTRTIVYKGMVRSVVLAQFYDDLRNPNYVSPFALYHRRFSTNTMPKWPLAQPMRMLGHNGEINTLLGNINWMRARQSQLAHPYWQDAFADLTPVVNAENSDSANLDNVLELLVQSGRQPLHAMMMLVPEAYQNQPGLDDHPEVVDFYEYYSGIQEAWDGPALVAFSDGKIVGATLDRNGLRPARYTLTSDDLVIVSSEAGSIHIPAEMVLEKGRLGPGQMIAVDLEHQELLTNWEIKQRVAQQQPYGEWLKTYRQELTPQPYWEEPQLESHTCLQQQTAFGFSAEDVEMIIEAMAKDGKEPTFCMGDDIPLAVLSSQPHLLYDYFKQRFAQVTNPPIDPLREKLVMSLVTRLGARGNLLVESPEDARLLQLNSPLINEAELAEILKAPFGAVRLSTQFAIDQGPAGLEAAVNRLCEQAATAVQSGSAILVLSDRHNQAGELQMVAADTSYIPPLLAVGAVHHHLIARGIRRRVSLVVETAQCWSTHHFACLIGYGAGAVCPYLTWETIRQWWHSDRTQNLMAKGKLANIDLQTAQANYRKAIEEGLLKILSKMGISLIASYRGAQIFEAIGIGDDLLNKAFIGTTSRVGGLTLRDLAQETIRFHHKAFPELTSKKLENFGFVQFRPGGEYHMNNPEMAKALHKAVAANSYDHYQVYRQQLTGRPPTALRDLLEFQSDRPPIPLEAVEPASEIVKRFCTGGMSLGALSREAHEVLAIAMNRLGGKSNSGEGGEDPVRFQILTDVDAEGRSPQLPHLRGLRNGDTASSAIKQVASGRFGVTPEYLTHAQQIEIKIAQGAKPGEGGQLPGTKVSPYIAMLRRSKPGVSLISPPPHHDIYSIEDLAQLIFDLHQINPQAQVSVKLVAEIGIGTIAAGVAKANADVIQISGHDGGTGASPLSSIKHAGSPWELGLTEVHRVLLENQLRDRVVLRVDGGLKCGWDVVMGALMGAEEFGFGSVAMIAEGCIMARICHTNNCPVGVATQKEDLRQRFPGLPEHVVNFFLFIAEEVRSILAQLGYTSLRDVVGRADLLTPRSDLHLAKTAPLNLDCLTKLPDTRSDRRWLEHETVHSNGPVLDDQILARPEVQAAISKQQTVELTLPIVNTDRTVGARIAGAIAKQYGNTGFEGQITLHFHGSAGQSFGAFNLPGMILHLTGEANDYVGKGMHGGELIIKPPANAPYTAEANVIIGNTCLYGATGGVLFANGRAGERFAVRNSKAQAVVEGTGDHCCEYMTGGVVVVLGTTGRNVGAGMTGGLAYILDEVGTFPAKVNPEIVRIQRVTSAIGAAQLRQLITAHRERTGSPKAALILEQWESYLPLFWQVVPPSEANSPEVVGETPVDAPDKVLSPLS, encoded by the coding sequence ATGCAACAATCCTCTCTGTTTTCCCCGGCCAACTCCCCCGCCTTAAATCATGGTTATCATGGTCAACCATGGCTTGTGGAAGAGCGAGATGCCTGTGGGGTTGGTTTTGTGGCGCACCGCAAGGGAGTGGCCAGCCACCGGATCATTGAGCAGGCACTGGAGGGTCTGACCTGTCTAGAGCATCGGGGCGGCTGTAGTGCCGATCGCGACTCTGGCGACGGCGCAGGCATTATGACCGCCATTCCGTGGGAGCTGTTACCGGAGTTTGGCATTCCCCGGCAGCGGATTGGGGTAGCCATGATCTTTTTGCCCCAAGGGGCGGCCACGGCTGCCGCAAAGGCCATTGTCGAGCGGGTGCTCAGCGAGAACGAGCTACGCCTGCTCGGCTGGCGCACGGTACCGGTGAATGGGGATGTGTTAGGGGTACAAGCTAAGCAAAATCAACCCCAAATTGAGCAACTGTTCGTGGCCTCCAGCAAAGCGGTGGGGGATGAGCTAGAGCGGCAGCTATACCTAGCTCGCAAGCGGATTGAGCGTGCCGTGACCCAAAGCAGCGCCGAGTGGCAGCACGACTTTTACATCTGTTCCTTTTCGACCCGCACGATTGTCTATAAGGGGATGGTGCGCTCCGTGGTCTTGGCGCAGTTTTACGATGACCTGCGCAACCCCAACTACGTCAGTCCCTTTGCCCTCTACCATCGCCGCTTTAGCACGAATACCATGCCGAAGTGGCCCCTAGCACAACCGATGCGCATGCTGGGGCACAACGGTGAAATTAATACCCTCTTGGGGAATATCAACTGGATGCGGGCACGGCAGTCGCAGCTTGCCCATCCCTACTGGCAAGATGCCTTTGCCGACTTGACCCCCGTGGTGAATGCTGAAAACAGTGACTCGGCAAACCTTGATAATGTTCTCGAGCTACTGGTGCAGTCGGGTCGCCAGCCCCTACACGCCATGATGATGCTGGTGCCGGAAGCTTACCAAAACCAGCCGGGCTTAGACGACCATCCGGAAGTGGTGGACTTTTACGAGTACTACAGCGGCATTCAGGAAGCGTGGGATGGCCCAGCTTTGGTGGCCTTTTCCGACGGCAAAATTGTGGGTGCCACCCTAGATCGCAATGGTTTGCGCCCCGCCCGCTACACACTCACCAGCGATGACTTGGTAATTGTTTCCTCAGAAGCTGGCAGCATCCACATCCCCGCAGAAATGGTTCTTGAAAAAGGGCGGCTGGGTCCCGGGCAGATGATTGCCGTTGACCTAGAGCACCAAGAACTGCTCACCAACTGGGAAATTAAACAGCGGGTGGCGCAGCAGCAGCCCTACGGCGAGTGGCTGAAAACCTATCGCCAAGAGCTGACCCCCCAGCCCTACTGGGAAGAGCCACAACTAGAGAGCCACACCTGCCTACAGCAGCAAACCGCCTTTGGCTTTAGTGCCGAAGATGTGGAAATGATTATTGAGGCCATGGCCAAGGACGGCAAAGAACCCACCTTTTGTATGGGGGATGACATTCCCTTGGCGGTGCTGTCCTCCCAGCCCCATCTGCTGTACGACTACTTTAAGCAGCGCTTTGCCCAAGTGACGAACCCGCCCATTGATCCGCTGCGGGAAAAACTGGTGATGTCGCTGGTGACCCGCCTAGGCGCTCGTGGCAATTTACTGGTGGAATCGCCGGAGGATGCACGGCTTTTACAACTCAACTCGCCGCTAATTAATGAGGCGGAACTAGCGGAAATTCTCAAGGCACCTTTTGGCGCGGTGCGGCTTTCCACTCAGTTTGCCATCGATCAAGGCCCCGCGGGGCTAGAAGCCGCGGTCAACCGTCTCTGCGAGCAGGCAGCAACGGCAGTTCAGTCCGGGTCAGCCATTCTTGTCCTGAGCGATCGCCACAATCAAGCGGGCGAGTTACAGATGGTGGCGGCAGACACGTCTTATATTCCACCCTTGCTGGCGGTGGGGGCGGTGCACCATCACCTCATTGCCCGCGGCATTCGGCGGCGGGTGTCACTGGTGGTCGAAACAGCCCAGTGCTGGAGTACCCATCATTTTGCCTGTCTGATTGGCTACGGCGCGGGGGCGGTGTGCCCGTATCTGACGTGGGAAACGATCCGCCAGTGGTGGCACAGCGATCGCACCCAAAACCTGATGGCCAAGGGCAAGCTGGCCAACATTGACCTGCAAACGGCTCAGGCCAACTACCGTAAAGCCATTGAAGAGGGGTTACTAAAAATCCTATCTAAGATGGGCATTTCCCTAATTGCCAGCTATCGCGGTGCCCAAATTTTTGAGGCGATCGGCATTGGGGATGACCTCCTCAACAAAGCCTTTATCGGCACCACATCGCGGGTGGGGGGTCTAACCCTGCGGGATTTAGCCCAAGAGACCATTCGCTTCCACCACAAAGCCTTCCCGGAACTCACCAGCAAAAAGCTGGAAAACTTTGGCTTTGTTCAGTTCCGGCCGGGGGGTGAGTACCACATGAATAACCCGGAAATGGCCAAGGCGCTGCACAAGGCCGTGGCGGCCAACAGCTACGACCACTACCAAGTCTATCGGCAGCAGTTGACGGGTCGTCCCCCTACCGCCCTGCGGGATTTACTCGAGTTCCAGAGCGATCGCCCCCCGATTCCCTTAGAGGCGGTAGAACCGGCCAGCGAGATTGTCAAGCGCTTCTGCACCGGCGGCATGTCCTTGGGTGCCCTTTCCCGCGAAGCCCATGAGGTGTTAGCGATCGCCATGAATCGCCTAGGGGGCAAATCCAACTCCGGGGAAGGGGGGGAAGATCCGGTGCGCTTCCAAATCCTCACCGATGTGGACGCGGAGGGGCGTTCTCCCCAACTGCCGCATCTGCGGGGATTGCGCAACGGCGATACCGCTAGCTCCGCCATTAAACAGGTGGCCTCCGGTCGCTTTGGGGTGACCCCAGAATACCTCACCCATGCCCAACAAATTGAAATTAAAATTGCCCAAGGCGCAAAACCCGGCGAAGGCGGACAACTGCCGGGCACCAAAGTTAGCCCCTACATTGCCATGCTGCGGCGCTCTAAGCCCGGGGTGTCCCTGATTTCACCGCCACCCCACCACGACATTTACTCCATTGAAGATTTGGCGCAACTCATTTTTGATCTGCACCAGATTAATCCCCAAGCCCAAGTCTCGGTCAAACTGGTGGCGGAAATTGGCATCGGAACCATTGCCGCAGGGGTGGCCAAAGCCAACGCCGATGTCATTCAAATTTCCGGTCACGATGGTGGCACCGGTGCCTCTCCCTTGAGTTCGATTAAACACGCGGGTAGCCCGTGGGAATTGGGTCTGACGGAGGTTCACCGTGTCCTGCTGGAAAATCAACTGCGCGATCGCGTCGTGCTGCGGGTGGATGGCGGCCTCAAGTGCGGCTGGGATGTGGTCATGGGCGCGCTGATGGGGGCAGAAGAATTTGGCTTTGGCTCCGTGGCCATGATTGCCGAAGGCTGCATTATGGCACGCATTTGCCACACCAATAACTGTCCGGTGGGGGTAGCCACCCAAAAAGAAGACCTACGCCAGCGCTTCCCAGGGTTGCCTGAGCACGTTGTGAACTTCTTCCTGTTTATTGCCGAAGAGGTGCGCTCAATTCTGGCGCAGCTTGGCTATACTTCGTTGCGGGACGTGGTGGGCCGTGCGGATCTGCTGACTCCCCGCTCCGATCTGCACCTCGCAAAAACCGCTCCCCTCAACCTAGACTGCTTAACCAAGTTGCCCGACACCCGTAGCGATCGCCGCTGGTTAGAGCACGAAACCGTCCATAGCAACGGTCCGGTGCTAGACGACCAGATTTTGGCTCGCCCGGAAGTACAGGCCGCCATCAGCAAGCAACAAACCGTTGAGCTGACTCTGCCCATTGTCAACACCGATCGCACCGTGGGGGCACGCATTGCGGGTGCCATTGCCAAACAGTACGGCAATACCGGCTTTGAAGGCCAAATTACGCTTCATTTCCATGGCAGCGCTGGCCAGAGCTTTGGTGCCTTTAACTTGCCGGGGATGATCCTGCACCTGACCGGCGAGGCCAACGACTACGTGGGCAAAGGGATGCACGGTGGTGAACTGATCATTAAGCCGCCTGCCAACGCCCCCTACACTGCCGAGGCTAACGTCATTATTGGCAACACCTGTCTGTACGGTGCCACCGGCGGCGTACTTTTTGCCAATGGTCGGGCGGGTGAGCGCTTTGCGGTGCGCAACTCCAAAGCCCAAGCCGTGGTGGAAGGCACAGGGGATCACTGCTGTGAGTACATGACCGGTGGTGTGGTGGTGGTCTTGGGCACCACAGGACGCAATGTTGGAGCCGGTATGACCGGTGGTTTGGCCTACATTCTCGATGAAGTGGGCACATTCCCGGCCAAGGTAAATCCCGAAATTGTTCGCATTCAGCGGGTCACCTCCGCCATTGGCGCGGCGCAACTGCGGCAACTGATTACGGCGCATCGCGAGCGCACGGGTAGCCCGAAAGCAGCGCTAATTCTGGAGCAGTGGGAGTCCTACTTGCCCCTGTTCTGGCAGGTGGTGCCCCCCTCGGAAGCCAACAGCCCGGAAGTGGTGGGTGAGACACCGGTGGATGCTCCGGATAAAGTTTTAAGCCCTCTCTCCTAG
- a CDS encoding AarF/ABC1/UbiB kinase family protein, protein MTPLVSAVPSAGHRRYDPEAIARYFRFRPWQVAWRFCNILVSFFTFWFLLQWDKLLGQQEANVPLRAMQLRKLLIRLGPTFIKVGQALSTRPDLVCPAYLDQLTLLQDKLPPFPNDIAIAIIERDLRLNLGDIFAEFSLQPVAAASLGQVYRAKLHTGEEVAVKVQRPNLLPVITRDLFLIRVLVQWLKPLLPVNLCYDLRDIVDEFGRKLFEEIDYLNEGRNAEKFAANFRDDPTVKVPKIYWEFTSQHVLTLEWIHGIKLTRTDCMLAAGVDPDQLIRVGVISGLRQLLEFGFFHADPHPGNLFAMADGRMAYIDFGMMDQLEESTKESLVDAVVHLVNKDYDQLAADFVKLGFLTPETDITPIIPALESVFEEVLGSSVQEFNFKVITDRFSELMYAYPFRVPAKFALIIRSLVTQEGIALCLNPEFRIVNVSYPYVARRLLQGESPQLRRRLLDVLFKDDRLQWQRLENLIAIARQDDHFNLAPTATLGLQYLFSEEGQYLRRQIVLALTEDDRLHTEEVQRLWNLVKSDLRPLFFIDVAWEALKASVSQTLAKEKDEASLVVAR, encoded by the coding sequence GTGACTCCCCTCGTGTCCGCTGTCCCTAGTGCTGGTCATCGTCGCTACGATCCCGAGGCGATCGCCCGTTACTTCCGGTTTCGACCATGGCAAGTGGCATGGCGGTTCTGTAACATTCTTGTATCATTCTTTACATTTTGGTTCTTGCTGCAATGGGACAAATTGCTCGGCCAGCAGGAAGCAAACGTGCCCCTACGGGCTATGCAACTGCGCAAGCTGCTCATTCGCTTGGGACCCACGTTTATTAAAGTGGGGCAGGCACTCTCCACCCGTCCGGATCTTGTTTGTCCCGCCTATCTTGATCAACTGACGCTGCTACAGGATAAGCTTCCCCCCTTCCCCAACGATATTGCCATTGCCATTATTGAGCGGGATTTACGGTTAAATTTGGGGGATATTTTTGCCGAGTTTTCGCTGCAACCGGTGGCTGCTGCCAGTTTGGGGCAGGTCTATCGGGCGAAGCTGCACACGGGCGAGGAAGTGGCGGTGAAGGTGCAACGGCCTAACCTGCTACCGGTAATTACCCGCGATTTATTTTTAATTCGGGTGCTGGTGCAGTGGTTAAAGCCCCTGCTGCCGGTGAACCTCTGCTACGACCTGCGGGATATTGTCGATGAGTTTGGCCGCAAGCTGTTTGAGGAAATTGACTATCTGAACGAAGGGCGCAATGCCGAAAAATTTGCCGCCAACTTCCGCGATGACCCAACGGTAAAAGTGCCCAAAATTTACTGGGAGTTCACCAGCCAGCACGTCCTCACATTGGAATGGATCCACGGTATTAAGCTCACCCGCACCGATTGTATGCTAGCGGCGGGGGTTGACCCGGATCAGTTAATCCGCGTTGGGGTTATTTCCGGTCTGCGGCAGTTGCTGGAATTTGGCTTTTTCCATGCGGATCCCCACCCGGGTAACCTGTTTGCCATGGCGGACGGGCGCATGGCCTACATTGACTTTGGCATGATGGATCAGTTGGAGGAGAGCACCAAGGAGTCCCTTGTGGATGCGGTGGTGCACTTGGTGAATAAGGACTACGACCAACTAGCGGCGGATTTTGTTAAATTGGGGTTCCTCACCCCTGAAACCGACATTACGCCCATTATCCCTGCGCTGGAGTCGGTGTTCGAGGAAGTGCTGGGGTCGAGCGTGCAGGAATTTAATTTCAAGGTCATTACGGATCGCTTTTCCGAGTTAATGTACGCTTACCCATTTCGGGTGCCCGCTAAGTTTGCCCTGATTATCCGTTCGCTGGTGACCCAAGAGGGCATTGCCCTTTGCTTGAACCCTGAGTTTCGGATTGTAAATGTGAGCTATCCCTACGTGGCGCGCCGCCTGTTACAAGGGGAGTCACCCCAACTGCGGCGACGGCTGTTGGATGTGCTTTTCAAAGACGATCGCCTGCAATGGCAACGGCTAGAAAACCTAATTGCGATCGCCCGCCAAGACGATCACTTTAACCTTGCGCCTACCGCTACCCTTGGTCTGCAATACCTATTTTCGGAGGAGGGGCAGTACCTACGGCGACAAATTGTGCTAGCGTTAACCGAAGACGACCGACTCCATACCGAGGAAGTGCAGCGGCTCTGGAATTTGGTGAAGTCTGACCTTCGACCGCTCTTTTTCATTGATGTGGCATGGGAAGCGCTCAAAGCGTCTGTTTCCCAGACCCTTGCTAAGGAAAAAGACGAAGCGTCCTTGGTCGTTGCCCGCTAG
- a CDS encoding FAD-dependent oxidoreductase, whose product MKRRQFVQGVMAGLGVSLSQCWSVTSQSLWDVIVVGAGIAGLAAARRLQGAGQRVCILEARDRLGGRIWTLNHFRVPVDLGASWIHGSDGNPIHRLAMAAGVPTQETNYDNLILYNSDGRPLAEAATEALYAEGDRLLEGVMAQSSRPTDSLQTVLERMRRQPLTPELNFYFNTTIEHERAADIHELSHQHFDSDAAFAGEDLLFPQGYHGIIDHLSQSPEPLTIYRNQAVQRISYGAPPAVTVETGQQVYQGRAVIVTVPLGVLKKGRIRFDPPLPQPTQQAIDRLGMGILNKVVLEFPTVFWEEVEILNYISERKGEWCEWLNLHAYTGQPLLMAFNAATFGRRLEARSDQQIIGAAMATLRRLYGADIPDPTRFALSRWGQDPFSYGAYSFIPPLASPADYRSLSEPIGDRLFLAGEATHDRYPATVHGAYLSGDRAAKAWLAAR is encoded by the coding sequence TTGAAACGCCGCCAATTTGTGCAGGGGGTGATGGCAGGTTTAGGGGTCAGCCTCAGCCAGTGTTGGTCGGTGACCTCCCAGAGCCTATGGGATGTCATTGTGGTGGGTGCGGGGATTGCCGGTCTGGCGGCAGCGCGGCGACTTCAGGGGGCAGGGCAGCGGGTGTGTATTCTAGAGGCACGCGATCGCCTTGGCGGGCGCATTTGGACGCTAAATCACTTCAGGGTGCCTGTGGATTTGGGGGCAAGCTGGATCCATGGCAGCGACGGCAATCCGATCCATCGCTTGGCAATGGCAGCAGGAGTGCCCACCCAAGAGACGAACTACGACAATCTTATCCTCTACAACAGTGATGGTCGTCCTCTTGCAGAGGCAGCCACAGAAGCTCTGTACGCGGAGGGCGATCGCCTCCTTGAGGGGGTGATGGCTCAGTCGAGTCGTCCTACAGACTCGCTACAGACGGTGCTTGAGCGGATGCGCCGCCAACCCTTGACCCCTGAATTAAATTTTTACTTCAACACCACGATTGAGCACGAGCGGGCTGCTGATATTCATGAGCTATCCCATCAGCACTTCGACAGTGACGCGGCGTTTGCGGGTGAAGATCTGCTATTTCCGCAGGGGTATCACGGCATTATTGATCACCTGAGCCAGTCCCCTGAGCCGTTAACGATCTATCGCAACCAAGCGGTACAGCGCATTTCCTATGGTGCCCCCCCTGCCGTCACGGTAGAAACTGGCCAGCAAGTGTATCAAGGGCGGGCCGTCATTGTAACGGTGCCCCTAGGGGTGCTTAAAAAGGGTCGTATTCGCTTTGATCCCCCCCTGCCCCAGCCGACGCAACAGGCCATTGATCGCCTAGGCATGGGCATTCTCAACAAAGTGGTGCTGGAGTTTCCAACGGTCTTTTGGGAAGAGGTGGAGATCCTCAACTACATTTCTGAGCGGAAGGGGGAGTGGTGCGAATGGCTGAATCTGCACGCTTACACGGGGCAACCGCTGCTAATGGCCTTTAATGCGGCAACCTTTGGCCGTCGCCTTGAGGCACGCTCAGATCAGCAGATTATTGGGGCGGCCATGGCGACGCTGCGCCGATTATACGGTGCGGACATCCCTGATCCGACCCGGTTTGCCCTGAGCCGATGGGGGCAGGATCCCTTCAGCTATGGGGCTTACTCCTTTATTCCCCCTTTAGCAAGCCCCGCAGATTACCGGAGCCTGAGCGAACCCATTGGCGATCGCCTCTTTTTGGCTGGAGAGGCGACCCACGATCGCTATCCGGCGACTGTCCATGGTGCCTACCTGAGTGGCGATCGCGCCGCTAAGGCATGGTTAGCAGCCCGCTAG
- a CDS encoding thylakoid membrane photosystem I accumulation factor, whose translation MKRLWAHTLTLISLTVLVWGLLSGSSWAGLQDDRYDGNIFALYGGNGSLVPPKVSLSQSLRSDRATLLLFYVNDSRDCKQFATTISQLQGYYGRVTDFIPIDVDALPLGAEFSATDPGYYYNGRVPQTLIFDRQGQLRQDVVGAVPFETLDDTLREVFDLLPRSESVELRPRPVNEINVELVPPTPAK comes from the coding sequence ATGAAACGGCTGTGGGCACACACTCTCACCCTGATAAGCCTGACGGTATTGGTGTGGGGGCTACTTAGCGGCAGCAGTTGGGCGGGGCTGCAAGATGATCGCTACGATGGCAACATTTTTGCCCTCTACGGCGGTAATGGTTCCTTAGTGCCGCCGAAAGTTAGCCTGAGCCAGTCCTTAAGGAGCGATCGCGCCACCCTGCTGCTGTTCTACGTGAACGACAGTCGCGATTGCAAACAGTTTGCTACCACTATTTCCCAGCTTCAGGGCTACTATGGCCGGGTGACTGATTTCATTCCCATTGATGTGGATGCCCTGCCCCTTGGGGCTGAGTTTAGCGCCACAGACCCCGGCTACTACTACAACGGACGGGTGCCGCAGACCCTGATTTTTGATCGCCAAGGACAACTCCGCCAAGACGTGGTCGGCGCGGTGCCCTTTGAAACCCTTGACGATACCCTGCGAGAGGTTTTTGACCTGCTGCCGCGCTCCGAGTCCGTGGAACTGCGGCCACGCCCGGTCAATGAAATTAATGTTGAGTTGGTGCCCCCCACCCCAGCAAAGTAG